In Salvelinus sp. IW2-2015 unplaced genomic scaffold, ASM291031v2 Un_scaffold2572, whole genome shotgun sequence, a genomic segment contains:
- the smpx gene encoding small muscular protein → LVVAPVHQVHLNIPTGALRPGAGHPVKRREETVDTEEAPPPDPLQEATALSPEEKKPLPGSMKLPGPAVNLSELQNVKSELRWVTKD, encoded by the exons TTGGTTGTTGCTCCTGTCCATCAGGTACATCTGAATATTCCGACGGGAGCGCTGCGTCCAGGGGCGGGACATCCTgtcaagaggagagaggagactgtaGACACAGAggag GCTCCTCCCCCAGACCCTCTGCAGGAAGCCACAGCCCTGTCGCCAGAGGAGAAGAAGCCATTGCCAGGATCCATGAAGCTTCCTGGTCCAGCAGTCAACCTATCAGAGCTGCAGAACGTCAAGAGTGAACTACGATGGGTCACCAAGGACTAA